From the Pseudomonas sp. VD-NE ins genome, the window GGACGCGAGTGGGCTCTATTACTACGGATTACGTTATTACCTGCCCGAATGGCAACGTTGGTTGAATCCGGATCCGGCAGGTGACGCTGACGGTTTGAATGTCTATCGGATGGTAAGAAACCAGCCGATGCGATTTCGCGATCAACAAGGACTGGCGCCGGTTCCGGTTGAAGCTATTGAGTCAGGCAAGGCCAAAGCTACCGAGGACGAAGTCCCTGCGGTGAAGGTCCCTATTATGTACAAGGTCGATTATCTGCAAGAGCGATTGTCTTTGGCGGATGCCGCATCGAATGGGGCAGCCAAGCGGGTTGAGGAGAGCTTTACGCACAAGGTGAATCCCTATATCAGGTCCGTTTACACCACACCAAAAGCGTCGCAGCTTGAAAGACCCAGCAAGTTCTTCAATATCTATTCAAGGTCGGAGTGGGAGTTCAAGGACAACTATAAATACTCCGATTCTGGAAAAGTATTCTTGAATGATATCAGTCGGCATCAAATTCGCCTGGCTGCTGATCTGAGTGTTCTTCCCGCTACAATCAGAAGATCAAAAGTCAGGAACGAAGTAACGCTTAATATGACCGAGGGGCTGGAAAGTGGCAGCGCCGAACTGCTTGAGGTTTTTTCGCGGACACCGAATGGCAAGCCTACTCAGCGACTCGCGGAAGAAGTGGGTTTGAAAATGACCTCGGTTACCAAAGAGGTGACAGGTAGCAACGTAGATTTCGTTGTGACCGTCGTACCTACCGGGTCGTACGAAGCTGTTTTTTCTGAGGAGGTAGCTACGCCTGTACGCAGGTTTTCCAGGATGCGTCCCACAAAAGTCATGGAAAAAACGACGTAGTGCCTGGACGACGATAAAGAAGCCCCCGCCCAACCCACTGCGGATAGGGGACGCAGCGGGCTGGACGGGGGCTTCTTGTTTTATCGATCAGTTATTGCGCGATGGTCTTCACCGACACGCCGCGTTCGATCGGGGTGGAGCGACCGTAGATATCTTCGAAACGTTCGATATCGTCTTCACCCAGGTACGAACCCGATTGCACTTCGATGATTTCCAGCGGGATCTTGCCAGGGTTGCGCAAGCGGTGCACCGAGGCGATCGGGATGTAGGTCGACTGGTTCTCGCAGAGCAGGAACACGTTTTCATCGCAGGTCACTTCGGCAGTGCCGCTGACCACGATCCAGTGTTCGGCGCGGTGGTGGTGCATCTGCAGCGACAGGCACGCGCCCGGTTTTACCGAGATGTGCTTGACCTGGAAACGCCCGCCCATGTCCACCGAGTCGTAGGAACCCCACGGACGATAAACCTCGCAGTGGTTCTGGGTTTCGCTGCGGCCCTGCTCGTTGAGCGTGTTGACCATCTGCTTGACGCCCTGAACCTTGTCTTTGTGGGCGATCATCATGGCGTCTTTGGTTTCGACCACAACGATGTTTTCCAGACCGATCACCGACACCAGTTTGCCGTTGCCGTGGATCATGCAGTTCTTGCTGTCCTGAATCACTACATCGCCTTTGGTGACGTTGCCGTTGGCGTCTTTCTCGTTGACTTCCCACAGCGACGACCAGCAACCGACATCGCTCCAGCCAGCGGTCAACGGCACGACGCAGGCACGCTGGGTTTTTTCCATGACGGAGTAGTCGATGGAATTGTCCGGGCAGCAGGCGAAGGTGGCTTCGTCGAAGGTGATGGTGTCGGCGTCCTGCTGGCTGCGTTCGAGGGTCAGCAGGCAGGTGTCGTAGATGTCCGGATCGTGCTTTTTCAGTTCTTCGAGGAAGCGGCTGGCACGGAACAGGAACATGCCGCTGTTCCAGTAGTAACCGCCGGACTCAACGTACTCGGTGGCACGTTTGACGTCAGGTTTTTCGACGAAGTGCGAAACGCGGCTGACGCCTTCGGGCAGCAGCGAATCGCCAGTGGATTTGATGTAGCCGTAACCGGTTTCCGGTTTGGTCGCCGGCACGCCGAACAGGACCATTTCGCCGTTTTCGGCGGCAACGGTGGCCAGGGCCAGGGCACGTTGCAGGGCTTTCTGGTCTTCCAGTACGTGGTCGGCCGGCAGTACCAGCATCAGTTCGTCACGGCCTTCATTGACCAGCATCATCGCGGTCAGCGCTACGGCTGGCGCAGTGTTGCGGCCGAACGGCTCCATGAGAATGCGTTGGCATTCCAGTTTGCGATTGGCCAACTGCTCGTTGACGATGAAGCGGTGATCCTTGTTGCAGACCACGATCGGGGTGTCCATGCCTTCGAACACCAGGCGCTCGAGGGTCTGCTGGAACAGGGTGTGTTCGCCGGTCAGGGCGAGGAATTGCTTAGGGAACTGCTTGCGCGAAAGCGGCCAGAGACGCGAACCGCTACCACCTGACAAGATCACCGGAATCATATTGTTTACTCCATAAAATGCAGTTGAGAGCTGCAAGCTGCAAGTGGCGAGTTAGAAGCACTTCACTTGCAGCTTGAGGCTTGTAGCTGATAGTTCGAGCGATTAGCGAGTCGATACCGGGCGTTTTACCCAGACTGGCGACAGGCTGCTGCCGCTGCCGGTGACGTACAGCACTGCGGCTTCACCACGTTCCAGGGCGACCGGTTTCACGTCGCCGACTTTCTTGTCACCTTCGTACAGCGCCAGGCTGACTTTCACCGGGTTGATTTCACGTTCGCCACGGCCCTTGGCGGCGACGTTCGGCACCACGTCGGTTTTGCCGTCAGCAGTTTTCAGGGTCAGCGGCTTGTCACTGA encodes:
- a CDS encoding mannose-1-phosphate guanylyltransferase/mannose-6-phosphate isomerase; this encodes MIPVILSGGSGSRLWPLSRKQFPKQFLALTGEHTLFQQTLERLVFEGMDTPIVVCNKDHRFIVNEQLANRKLECQRILMEPFGRNTAPAVALTAMMLVNEGRDELMLVLPADHVLEDQKALQRALALATVAAENGEMVLFGVPATKPETGYGYIKSTGDSLLPEGVSRVSHFVEKPDVKRATEYVESGGYYWNSGMFLFRASRFLEELKKHDPDIYDTCLLTLERSQQDADTITFDEATFACCPDNSIDYSVMEKTQRACVVPLTAGWSDVGCWSSLWEVNEKDANGNVTKGDVVIQDSKNCMIHGNGKLVSVIGLENIVVVETKDAMMIAHKDKVQGVKQMVNTLNEQGRSETQNHCEVYRPWGSYDSVDMGGRFQVKHISVKPGACLSLQMHHHRAEHWIVVSGTAEVTCDENVFLLCENQSTYIPIASVHRLRNPGKIPLEIIEVQSGSYLGEDDIERFEDIYGRSTPIERGVSVKTIAQ